Proteins found in one Seonamhaeicola sp. S2-3 genomic segment:
- a CDS encoding NUDIX domain-containing protein: protein MDELIDIVDANGKPTGQTALKSVIHQKGYYHNTAHIWFYTKNGEVLLSQRSAKKLICPLMWDVSVAGHIDAGETPEQAAIRETKEEIGLTILKPDLIKIGVFKCFQSYGNGIKDNEFHNTFICELNTSLSELTPQEDEVEALKLVSLDVFKTLIKNINDNNNHFVPSNKAYYELVYNHLKKQV from the coding sequence ATGGATGAACTCATAGACATAGTAGATGCCAATGGTAAACCCACCGGACAAACAGCATTAAAATCTGTAATTCATCAAAAAGGGTATTACCATAACACAGCGCATATATGGTTTTATACTAAAAATGGTGAGGTACTGTTATCTCAACGGTCGGCTAAAAAACTTATTTGTCCGCTCATGTGGGATGTTTCCGTTGCGGGTCATATTGATGCGGGTGAAACACCAGAACAAGCAGCCATTAGAGAAACCAAAGAAGAAATTGGTTTAACTATTTTAAAACCTGATTTAATTAAAATTGGAGTTTTTAAATGCTTTCAAAGCTATGGCAATGGTATTAAAGATAATGAGTTTCACAACACTTTTATCTGTGAATTAAATACTTCATTATCAGAATTAACACCTCAAGAAGATGAAGTTGAAGCTCTAAAACTTGTATCTCTTGATGTTTTTAAAACACTTATTAAAAACATTAATGATAACAATAATCATTTTGTACCATCAAATAAAGCCTATTATGAATTGGTATATAACCATTTAAAAAAACAAGTTTAA
- a CDS encoding YceI family protein translates to MNTQINILRKLFICIVLIGLVFNNAQAQMLHLENENSFLTVFGSSNLHGWKVDANTKNGLISFNNLQTCDIESLTFAVLTESLKGAKPGITSTAAKALKADKYKSILYSLVEVKNVIDKGNGVFELETLGDLVIAGTKKTIPLNFNVAISGQKVTLNGKVQLKLTEFNITPPTGMLGAVQAKDDVFVKFETSFINNNLVNNIL, encoded by the coding sequence ATGAATACACAAATAAATATTTTACGAAAATTGTTCATCTGCATCGTTTTAATAGGACTAGTTTTTAATAACGCACAAGCCCAAATGTTGCATTTAGAAAATGAAAATTCTTTTTTAACAGTTTTTGGTTCTTCTAACCTTCATGGATGGAAAGTTGATGCTAACACAAAAAATGGATTAATTAGTTTTAATAATCTTCAAACTTGTGACATAGAGTCTTTAACCTTTGCTGTGCTAACTGAAAGCTTAAAAGGTGCTAAACCTGGAATAACTTCTACGGCAGCCAAAGCGTTAAAAGCAGACAAATACAAAAGTATATTATACTCGCTTGTTGAAGTTAAAAATGTAATAGACAAAGGAAATGGTGTTTTTGAATTAGAAACTCTAGGAGATTTAGTTATTGCTGGTACTAAAAAAACAATTCCTTTAAATTTTAATGTTGCTATTAGTGGTCAAAAAGTAACACTTAACGGTAAAGTACAATTAAAGTTAACAGAGTTTAATATAACGCCTCCAACAGGTATGTTAGGAGCAGTTCAAGCAAAAGATGATGTCTTTGTGAAATTTGAAACAAGCTTTATAAATAACAACTTAGTAAATAACATTTTATAA